The Nocardioides pantholopis genome window below encodes:
- a CDS encoding LysR family transcriptional regulator: METRELRYFLAVAEEAHVGRAAERLGMAQPPLSRAIARLERRLGADLFVRTPRGVTLTSAGETLVREGRAALSAVEAAERRTRRTAAAGARAPVVLTAKAGASSELMAKLLDAYAAEPDAVDIEVVLSPPRHQAPMLRDGRADVAILHRPFDDTSGFDVDPLMVEDQMLILPAGHPASTRTSMSVAEAGSIPDLPLPRWPHLDGSYPDGPGPELRDLTQVLQLVRLGRTAIVLPESVRANLRDGLAVVPLVDAPQVTTVIAWPPHSTSPGVAGLVRTAARL, translated from the coding sequence GTGGAGACCCGGGAGCTGCGCTACTTCCTCGCCGTCGCCGAGGAGGCGCACGTCGGCCGGGCCGCCGAGCGCCTCGGGATGGCCCAGCCGCCGCTGTCGCGCGCGATCGCCCGGCTCGAGCGGCGCCTCGGCGCCGACCTGTTCGTGCGTACGCCGCGCGGGGTGACGCTCACCAGCGCTGGCGAGACCCTGGTGCGCGAGGGGCGCGCGGCGCTCTCCGCGGTCGAGGCGGCGGAGCGGCGTACCCGCCGCACCGCCGCGGCCGGCGCCCGAGCCCCCGTCGTGCTCACCGCCAAGGCGGGCGCGTCGAGCGAGCTGATGGCCAAGCTGCTCGACGCCTACGCCGCCGAGCCCGATGCGGTCGACATCGAGGTCGTGCTGAGCCCGCCGCGCCACCAGGCTCCGATGCTGCGCGACGGGCGCGCCGACGTCGCGATCCTGCACCGGCCGTTCGACGACACGAGCGGGTTCGACGTGGACCCGCTGATGGTCGAGGACCAGATGCTGATCCTGCCCGCCGGTCATCCGGCGAGCACCCGGACCTCGATGTCCGTGGCCGAGGCCGGCTCGATCCCGGACCTGCCACTGCCGCGGTGGCCGCATCTGGATGGCAGCTACCCCGACGGGCCGGGCCCCGAGCTCCGCGACCTGACCCAGGTCCTGCAGCTGGTGCGCCTGGGCCGCACCGCGATCGTGCTGCCCGAGTCGGTGCGAGCCAACCTGCGCGACGGGCTGGCCGTCGTACCGCTCGTGGACGCGCCGCAGGTGACGACAGTCATCGCCTGGCCCCCGCACAGCACGTCGCCCGGCGTGGCCGGCCTGGTGCGCACGGCGGCGCGTCTGTGA
- a CDS encoding amidohydrolase family protein, with protein MRPADLVLTGGTVVTMDAARRVYQDGYVAITNGRVVGVGAARDCDFQAAVTRQLSDSAVLPGLVNGHTHLSNGISRGLFDELPLADWVERGMWPSLRASRADTAYEGARVSLAENLLNGVTTTVVGEFGSPNKDSIEGVLRAVTESRSRSVVARISVDSADDHDPSQATAPDVRESIDEALSEVRRLRGIFGSDLVEVVPEALGVLRCTPQMVREFTAFARAEGTRMTMHVASSPDERDEALRRFGKGSIERLADLDALGPHLLIAHCVWPNENERKLLAESLTGVSHNPVANLMYASGLAPLAEMIDAGVRVGLGTDGASTNNGQNMWEVMKSAIFLQKSRFGAAWGSAELALELATIGGARAIGLDEQIGSLEVGKRADLVVVDLLRPHLVPRSTWPSNLVYSGNPDAVRTVLVEGEVLVDEGRLTMWDHEEVVRGGDAAAERMNVETGLAHSYHGRSRWSWDD; from the coding sequence GTGAGGCCCGCGGACCTGGTGCTGACCGGCGGCACCGTGGTCACGATGGATGCAGCGCGGCGCGTCTATCAGGACGGATACGTTGCCATCACGAACGGCCGGGTGGTCGGGGTGGGCGCTGCGCGTGACTGCGACTTCCAAGCCGCCGTGACTCGGCAGCTGTCCGACTCTGCGGTGCTGCCTGGCCTGGTCAATGGCCACACCCACCTGTCCAACGGCATCTCGCGGGGACTCTTCGACGAGTTGCCGCTCGCCGACTGGGTGGAGCGCGGCATGTGGCCTTCACTGCGAGCAAGTCGGGCGGATACGGCCTATGAGGGCGCCCGCGTCTCGCTCGCGGAGAACCTTCTCAACGGGGTCACCACCACTGTGGTCGGTGAGTTCGGGAGCCCGAACAAGGACAGTATCGAGGGTGTGCTCCGCGCCGTGACGGAGTCTCGGTCACGCAGTGTCGTTGCACGCATCTCGGTCGATTCGGCCGACGACCACGACCCGAGCCAGGCCACCGCGCCGGACGTCAGAGAGAGCATCGACGAGGCGTTGTCGGAGGTTCGTCGGCTCCGCGGCATCTTCGGCAGCGATCTGGTTGAGGTCGTTCCCGAGGCGCTCGGAGTGCTTCGCTGCACTCCGCAGATGGTCCGGGAGTTCACGGCGTTCGCCCGTGCTGAGGGCACCCGGATGACCATGCACGTGGCGAGTTCACCAGATGAGCGCGACGAGGCTCTGCGGCGGTTCGGGAAGGGCTCCATCGAGCGCCTTGCTGACTTGGATGCGCTTGGACCCCACCTCCTCATCGCCCACTGCGTGTGGCCGAACGAGAACGAGAGGAAGTTGCTCGCGGAGTCGCTCACGGGCGTCTCCCACAACCCGGTGGCCAATCTGATGTACGCCTCCGGCCTGGCCCCGCTCGCCGAGATGATCGACGCGGGCGTCCGGGTAGGGCTCGGAACGGACGGGGCGTCGACGAATAACGGTCAGAACATGTGGGAGGTGATGAAGAGCGCGATCTTCCTCCAGAAGTCGCGGTTCGGCGCGGCATGGGGCTCCGCGGAGCTGGCGTTGGAACTCGCGACGATCGGCGGCGCACGAGCGATCGGCCTGGATGAGCAGATCGGGTCGCTCGAGGTGGGGAAACGCGCCGACCTCGTGGTGGTTGATCTGCTTCGTCCGCATCTCGTGCCGCGGAGCACCTGGCCGTCGAACCTCGTCTACTCGGGAAACCCGGACGCCGTGCGCACGGTGCTGGTCGAGGGAGAGGTGCTCGTCGATGAAGGGCGGCTGACAATGTGGGATCACGAGGAAGTCGTCCGTGGCGGTGATGCAGCCGCTGAGCGTATGAACGTCGAGACCGGGCTCGCGCACTCCTACCATGGCCGCTCTCGATGGTCGTGGGACGACTGA
- a CDS encoding ABC transporter substrate-binding protein: MAAPRDWRLTTTAAVACLALAGCSSSGSDEDGAGPGNSVRDLVIDTLNAPDSLDPLYRDTPEAEQVYRLTHSTILRWKEDQSLAPDLAAEMPEVSADGLTFTVRLREGVTFHDGTALTAEDVVHTFAEAAEPENGSVWLSSTTFIDSVEAADELTVEMKLSKPYAYLDSRLAMIPILSSEEKYVPNETWARRSNGSGPYRLESTERGESISLARNDDYYSELPPYETIKLAVVPENASRIARLVNGETHIVPDLPADQIDLVTSRGQRAETVEGNTSRLFAWPSQQAGRPTVNPAFRLALAWAIDRTAIVDQVFHGAGRPNSTYLTFGTQYHNEELGTHFGERPNIEKAKQHLAASGVDLDRKFNIIAYNQPAIVQAATIIQANLAELGIEATVDAEEVAAFFPKMVSGDYDLILYNSPSSISTGFAPDYVNGGLNSTSSSNFNAFADESLDQLLNAAMVAGPAEQEAAWHAVQNRDLEIQGNIQIVVSQNSQAWSKELGDYRPSNLAWFNTLLPGY; this comes from the coding sequence ATGGCTGCACCCAGAGATTGGCGCCTGACCACGACCGCTGCCGTTGCCTGTTTGGCACTCGCCGGCTGCTCCTCAAGTGGAAGCGACGAGGATGGCGCCGGGCCGGGCAACAGCGTCCGCGACCTTGTCATCGACACGTTGAACGCACCTGACTCGCTCGACCCGCTCTACCGCGACACCCCGGAAGCGGAGCAGGTCTATCGGCTCACGCACAGCACCATCCTGCGCTGGAAGGAGGACCAGTCCCTGGCTCCCGACCTTGCCGCGGAGATGCCGGAGGTGAGCGCCGACGGCCTCACCTTCACGGTGCGACTTCGAGAAGGGGTGACCTTCCACGACGGCACAGCGCTGACAGCCGAGGACGTCGTGCACACCTTCGCGGAGGCCGCCGAACCAGAGAACGGGTCGGTCTGGCTCTCCTCCACGACGTTCATCGATTCAGTGGAGGCCGCTGACGAACTGACCGTTGAGATGAAGCTCTCCAAGCCCTACGCATATCTCGATTCGCGTTTGGCAATGATTCCGATCCTCTCCTCCGAGGAGAAGTACGTTCCCAACGAGACGTGGGCGCGACGGAGTAACGGATCCGGCCCTTACCGGTTGGAGTCCACCGAGCGCGGCGAATCGATCAGCCTCGCCCGGAACGACGACTACTACTCCGAGCTCCCTCCGTACGAGACCATCAAGCTCGCCGTGGTCCCCGAGAACGCCTCCCGCATCGCCCGCCTTGTCAATGGCGAGACGCATATCGTCCCGGACCTGCCGGCGGACCAGATCGATCTCGTCACCAGTCGAGGTCAGCGCGCCGAAACGGTCGAGGGCAACACCTCACGGTTGTTCGCCTGGCCGTCGCAGCAGGCGGGGCGCCCAACGGTCAACCCAGCCTTCCGCCTCGCTCTGGCCTGGGCCATCGATCGCACAGCGATCGTCGACCAGGTCTTCCACGGCGCCGGACGCCCAAACAGCACCTATTTGACCTTCGGCACGCAATATCACAATGAGGAACTCGGAACGCACTTCGGGGAGCGACCCAACATTGAGAAGGCGAAGCAGCACCTGGCCGCCTCTGGCGTCGACCTGGACCGCAAGTTCAATATCATCGCCTACAACCAGCCGGCCATCGTCCAAGCCGCAACGATCATCCAGGCGAACCTCGCCGAGCTCGGCATAGAGGCGACGGTCGACGCCGAGGAGGTCGCGGCATTCTTCCCGAAAATGGTGTCCGGTGACTACGACCTGATTCTGTACAACAGCCCGTCCTCGATCTCGACGGGCTTCGCCCCGGACTATGTCAACGGCGGCCTCAACAGCACGTCGTCCAGTAACTTCAACGCGTTCGCGGACGAGAGTCTGGACCAACTGCTCAACGCCGCGATGGTGGCCGGCCCGGCGGAGCAGGAAGCGGCATGGCACGCGGTGCAGAACCGGGACCTCGAGATCCAGGGCAACATCCAGATCGTCGTCTCACAGAACAGCCAGGCATGGTCGAAGGAGCTCGGCGACTATCGACCTTCTAACCTGGCGTGGTTCAACACGCTCTTGCCCGGCTACTAA
- a CDS encoding YihY/virulence factor BrkB family protein, which translates to MDARLPYLSAGVAFFAVLSVAPVLVTALSVYGALNTPGQARRQLSQMAQVLPPQVHALVTDQLTSITTASTEVLTVRGLVGLVLALWTATTAVVALIDALTVAYHETETRGFLRRTLLGLLFVFGGALLLGAVIALAGVISRATDDAPGYVRAVVAVVAWPVLAVLMSTMLAVLYRFAPDRRNPQWRWTTWGATGATVLWAATSAALFAYVQNLGTYGTTYGSLAGVAISMFWLWLTVLLVLFGAAVNGESERQTLRDSTTGPERPQGERGAVVADSTPSDLHQP; encoded by the coding sequence ATGGACGCGCGTCTTCCCTACCTCAGTGCCGGGGTCGCGTTCTTCGCGGTCCTGTCGGTGGCACCGGTGCTGGTGACCGCGCTCTCGGTCTACGGGGCCCTCAACACCCCGGGCCAGGCGCGCCGGCAGCTGTCGCAGATGGCACAGGTGCTGCCACCGCAGGTGCACGCGCTCGTCACCGACCAGCTGACCAGCATCACGACCGCCTCGACCGAGGTGCTCACGGTGCGCGGCCTGGTCGGGCTCGTGCTCGCGCTGTGGACCGCCACGACTGCCGTGGTGGCTCTCATCGACGCGTTGACGGTGGCCTACCACGAGACGGAGACCAGGGGCTTCCTCCGGCGTACCCTCCTGGGCCTGCTGTTCGTCTTCGGCGGCGCGCTCCTGCTGGGCGCGGTGATCGCCCTCGCCGGGGTGATCTCCCGAGCCACCGACGACGCTCCGGGCTACGTGCGAGCCGTGGTGGCGGTGGTCGCCTGGCCGGTGCTGGCAGTGCTGATGAGCACGATGCTGGCAGTCCTCTACCGGTTCGCCCCGGACCGCAGGAACCCGCAGTGGCGGTGGACGACGTGGGGAGCCACGGGTGCCACCGTGCTGTGGGCGGCCACCTCCGCAGCGCTGTTCGCGTACGTCCAGAACCTCGGCACCTACGGGACCACCTACGGCTCCCTGGCCGGCGTGGCGATCAGCATGTTCTGGCTCTGGCTCACCGTCCTGCTCGTCCTGTTCGGGGCAGCCGTCAACGGGGAGTCGGAGCGGCAGACCCTGCGCGACTCCACGACCGGTCCCGAGCGGCCGCAGGGCGAGCGCGGCGCGGTGGTCGCCGACAGCACGCCGTCCGACCTCCACCAACCCTGA
- a CDS encoding RCC1 domain-containing protein — translation MSSPVIAAGRRHSLGLRSDGTVVAAGKGTAGECRVTDWADWAGVVAVAAGNVHAAPNTGRSHSVGLRRDGTVVATGWNGDGQCDVTGWREVTAVAAGWRRTLGLGADGSVRAVGRRGDGACDVSGWREVVALACGDWHSVGLRADGTAVAVGNGRRGQCAVDAWRDVSAIAAGYLHTVALTRSGRVLAAGDRSTGACDVGAWRDVVAVSAGSSHTVAVTTAGRVLAAGSNEHGQCDVARWRDVVAVVAGATHTLGLRADGSVLATGGNEHGQCDVAGWPAIRVPG, via the coding sequence GTGAGCAGTCCCGTCATCGCCGCCGGCCGGCGGCACTCGCTCGGGCTGCGCAGCGACGGCACTGTCGTCGCGGCCGGGAAGGGTACGGCGGGGGAGTGTCGCGTCACCGACTGGGCCGACTGGGCAGGTGTGGTGGCGGTGGCGGCGGGCAACGTGCACGCGGCGCCGAACACCGGACGCTCCCACAGCGTCGGGCTGCGGCGCGACGGCACCGTGGTGGCGACGGGCTGGAACGGCGACGGGCAGTGCGACGTCACCGGATGGCGGGAGGTGACAGCTGTCGCCGCGGGCTGGCGCCGCACCCTGGGTCTGGGTGCCGACGGCTCCGTGCGCGCGGTGGGACGGCGCGGTGACGGAGCGTGCGACGTGAGCGGGTGGCGGGAGGTCGTCGCGCTGGCGTGCGGGGACTGGCACTCGGTGGGCCTCCGGGCGGACGGGACCGCCGTCGCCGTGGGGAACGGCCGCCGTGGACAGTGTGCAGTCGATGCGTGGCGTGACGTGAGCGCCATCGCGGCGGGCTACCTGCACACGGTCGCCCTGACGAGGAGCGGACGGGTCCTCGCGGCCGGAGATCGATCGACCGGAGCCTGTGACGTCGGTGCCTGGCGCGACGTCGTGGCCGTGTCCGCCGGCAGCTCCCACACCGTCGCCGTCACCACCGCCGGCCGCGTCCTGGCAGCGGGCAGCAACGAGCACGGTCAGTGCGACGTGGCCCGCTGGCGCGACGTGGTCGCGGTGGTGGCCGGGGCCACCCACACGCTAGGGCTGCGGGCGGATGGGTCGGTGCTGGCCACGGGAGGCAACGAGCACGGTCAGTGCGACGTGGCCGGATGGCCTGCGATCCGGGTGCCCGGCTAG
- a CDS encoding class I adenylate-forming enzyme family protein, whose amino-acid sequence MPLATGGAPLNIANGVREFARATPTAVAVVDGDRSLTYAELGERAARVANVLLDLGLAPGAHVAVGLGNRLEHPEIACGIAMAGMTMVPVNPRYTAAEAGFILEHSEARAVLVDAALVDVVAPAARAADLPVIVLGEHAELPTYDEALAAASPVDPRRPVAETDPFCIAYTSGTTGQPKGVMISHRSRSLTFYQAAAEWGLGNGRTSLAVAPMYHGAGFAFGYAPVFTGGTVVMLNKWSPRTMLDLVAQHAIQSVFLVPAHVQMLRALGEDAIAATDLSSLDTIYINAAALPWDLKQWLMGALPHVGVHELYGSTESGIITNLRPVDAATRPGSVGHPWFMTEVRVVDETGAEVGPGGTGELFSRSPYLMNGYFKNAEATAACTTEDGFVTCGDLVELDADGFLHIVGRKSDMIVSGGINVFPREIEDVLAEHPAVSEAAVIGVASEQWGEEVAAVVVLADGATLDADALDAHCRDRLAGFKIPRRWSTTAALPRNAAGKVVKRDLIL is encoded by the coding sequence ATGCCACTCGCCACGGGCGGTGCCCCGCTCAACATCGCCAACGGCGTCCGGGAGTTCGCCCGGGCCACGCCGACCGCGGTCGCGGTCGTCGACGGCGACCGGTCCCTGACCTACGCCGAGCTCGGCGAGCGCGCCGCCCGCGTCGCGAACGTCCTGCTCGACCTGGGGCTGGCGCCGGGCGCCCACGTGGCCGTCGGCCTGGGCAACCGCCTCGAGCACCCCGAGATCGCCTGCGGGATCGCGATGGCCGGCATGACCATGGTGCCGGTCAACCCCCGCTACACCGCGGCGGAGGCCGGCTTCATCCTCGAGCACTCCGAGGCCCGGGCGGTGCTCGTCGACGCCGCCCTGGTCGACGTCGTCGCGCCGGCCGCGCGGGCCGCCGACCTCCCGGTCATCGTGCTCGGCGAGCACGCCGAGCTCCCGACGTACGACGAGGCGCTGGCCGCCGCCTCGCCGGTCGACCCGCGTCGCCCGGTCGCGGAGACCGACCCGTTCTGCATCGCCTACACCTCGGGGACCACCGGCCAGCCCAAGGGCGTGATGATCAGCCACCGGTCCCGCTCGCTGACCTTCTACCAGGCCGCGGCCGAGTGGGGCCTGGGCAACGGCCGGACCTCGCTCGCGGTCGCCCCGATGTACCACGGCGCCGGCTTCGCGTTCGGCTACGCGCCGGTCTTCACCGGCGGCACCGTGGTCATGCTGAACAAGTGGTCGCCCCGCACCATGCTGGACCTGGTCGCGCAGCACGCGATCCAGTCGGTCTTCCTGGTGCCCGCGCACGTGCAGATGCTGCGCGCACTGGGCGAGGACGCGATCGCGGCCACCGACCTCTCCAGCCTCGACACCATCTACATCAACGCCGCAGCCCTGCCCTGGGACCTCAAGCAGTGGCTGATGGGCGCCCTCCCCCACGTGGGCGTGCACGAGCTGTACGGCTCCACCGAGAGCGGCATCATCACGAACCTGCGGCCCGTGGACGCCGCGACGCGGCCCGGCTCCGTCGGCCACCCGTGGTTCATGACCGAGGTGCGCGTCGTCGACGAGACCGGCGCCGAGGTCGGGCCGGGCGGCACCGGCGAGCTGTTCAGCCGCTCGCCGTACCTGATGAACGGCTACTTCAAGAACGCCGAGGCCACGGCCGCCTGCACCACCGAGGACGGCTTCGTGACCTGCGGCGACCTGGTCGAGCTCGACGCGGACGGCTTCCTGCACATCGTCGGGCGCAAGAGCGACATGATCGTCTCCGGCGGCATCAACGTCTTCCCGCGCGAGATCGAGGACGTCCTCGCCGAGCACCCCGCGGTGAGCGAGGCCGCCGTCATCGGCGTCGCGTCGGAGCAGTGGGGCGAGGAGGTCGCCGCGGTGGTCGTCCTGGCCGACGGCGCCACGCTCGACGCCGACGCGCTGGACGCGCACTGCCGCGACCGGCTCGCCGGCTTCAAGATCCCGCGCCGCTGGTCGACCACCGCTGCCCTGCCCCGCAACGCCGCGGGCAAGGTCGTCAAGCGCGACCTGATCCTCTGA
- a CDS encoding YciI family protein — protein MGFVRMAEGIGMPPQALFDAMGAYIGERAANGVFLDGGGLYGTEDAVNFVVRQGDVSRVDGPYAEAKEVVGGWSLLQYDSLEEAVADQREFAELHAKHWPEVTVVSTLRQISEAPDAPGE, from the coding sequence ATGGGATTCGTGAGGATGGCCGAGGGCATCGGCATGCCGCCGCAGGCGCTGTTCGACGCCATGGGCGCCTACATCGGCGAACGGGCCGCCAACGGCGTGTTCCTCGACGGCGGCGGCCTGTACGGCACCGAGGACGCCGTGAACTTCGTGGTCCGCCAGGGCGACGTCAGCCGGGTCGACGGACCGTACGCCGAGGCCAAGGAGGTCGTCGGCGGCTGGTCCCTCCTGCAGTACGACAGCCTCGAGGAAGCCGTGGCCGACCAACGGGAGTTCGCCGAGCTGCACGCGAAGCACTGGCCCGAGGTCACCGTGGTCTCGACCCTGCGCCAGATCTCGGAGGCTCCGGACGCGCCGGGCGAGTGA
- a CDS encoding RNA polymerase sigma factor translates to MPAATSSEDPGEAIVAAWRAESARLVGALTRMTRDVELAEDLAQNALVAALEQWPAAGVPANPGAWLMTTAKRRGIDHFRRADVLRRKVAELGHAGQGGEAAMADLDAQVDHIEDDVLRLIFLTCHPALSAETRAALTLRLVGGLTTAEIARGFLASETAMGQRISRAKRTLSEARAEFELPTGAERTRRLDDVMAVIYLIFNEGYTATTGTDWMRPDLSNEAMRLARMLAALAPDEPEVLGLQALLEIQGSRMAARLDESGAPVLLEAQDRTRWDPLLIGRGIAALRRAEQLAARGKPVGKYFLQASIAAQHARARRAEDTDWRRIAALYDVLAGAAPGPVVEVNRAVAHGRAFGPDAGLAVLEALDAEALGASPLVPSVRGDLLERAGQYEQASRSFTEAAARSRNESERALLHRRAQRNLDRVPGSG, encoded by the coding sequence GTGCCGGCAGCGACCAGCTCAGAGGACCCCGGCGAGGCCATCGTCGCCGCGTGGCGGGCCGAGTCGGCCCGCCTCGTCGGCGCTCTGACCCGCATGACGCGGGACGTGGAGCTCGCCGAGGACCTGGCGCAGAACGCCCTCGTCGCCGCGCTCGAGCAGTGGCCCGCGGCCGGCGTACCGGCGAACCCGGGCGCGTGGCTGATGACCACCGCGAAACGGCGCGGCATCGATCACTTCCGGCGCGCCGACGTCCTGCGCCGCAAGGTCGCGGAGCTCGGGCACGCCGGCCAGGGAGGGGAGGCTGCGATGGCCGATCTCGACGCCCAGGTCGACCACATCGAGGACGACGTGCTGCGGCTGATCTTCCTGACCTGCCACCCCGCCCTGAGCGCCGAGACCCGCGCGGCGCTGACGCTTCGACTCGTCGGCGGGCTCACCACCGCCGAGATCGCCCGCGGGTTCCTGGCCTCCGAGACCGCCATGGGCCAGCGGATCTCGCGGGCCAAGAGGACCCTGTCCGAGGCGCGCGCCGAGTTCGAGCTGCCCACCGGGGCGGAGCGGACCAGGCGCCTCGACGACGTCATGGCCGTGATCTACCTGATATTCAACGAGGGCTACACCGCCACCACCGGCACGGACTGGATGCGTCCCGACCTGTCGAACGAGGCGATGCGGCTCGCGCGCATGCTGGCCGCGCTCGCGCCCGACGAGCCCGAGGTGCTCGGGCTCCAGGCGCTGCTGGAGATCCAGGGCTCCCGGATGGCAGCCCGGCTCGACGAGTCCGGTGCACCGGTGCTGCTGGAGGCACAGGACCGGACCCGCTGGGACCCGTTGCTGATCGGGCGCGGGATCGCCGCGCTGCGACGGGCCGAGCAGCTCGCCGCCCGCGGGAAGCCGGTCGGCAAGTACTTCCTGCAGGCCTCGATCGCCGCTCAGCATGCCCGCGCCCGGCGTGCCGAGGACACGGACTGGCGCCGGATCGCGGCGCTGTACGACGTCCTGGCCGGCGCCGCGCCCGGACCGGTCGTCGAGGTGAACCGCGCCGTCGCGCACGGCCGCGCCTTCGGCCCGGACGCAGGGCTGGCCGTGCTCGAGGCGCTGGACGCCGAGGCGCTCGGTGCCTCACCCCTCGTGCCGAGCGTGCGCGGGGACCTGCTCGAGCGGGCGGGGCAGTACGAGCAGGCGAGCCGGTCGTTCACGGAGGCGGCCGCGCGCTCCAGGAACGAGAGCGAGCGTGCGTTGCTGCACCGTCGGGCGCAGCGGAACCTGGATCGGGTGCCGGGGTCGGGGTGA
- a CDS encoding IclR family transcriptional regulator, with product MPTRPKQTETDGGGSATIATVERAADILLHLANTRGPDFGITELSEELGMSKAAIHRVLASLRGRGLVDVDERTRRYSLGVGALRLGLAYLDRIDVRRMGRPALEQLSARTGETATLSVLLGGRERIYVDQVTPDREVIMSVSLGEPYPLHAGGSGRAFLAFLPDEQLEKYVSEAPLEPLTASTIIDVETLRRNLAEVRAHGWARSSGERKSGAASVAAPVRSHDGYPIAVVSVCGPAERFSAEFEGCRDALLHAARTLSRQFGWIDD from the coding sequence ATGCCGACGAGGCCCAAGCAGACCGAGACCGACGGTGGCGGCAGTGCCACCATCGCCACGGTAGAGAGGGCAGCCGACATCCTGCTGCACCTCGCCAACACCCGCGGCCCCGACTTCGGCATCACCGAGCTCTCCGAGGAGCTCGGCATGTCCAAGGCCGCGATCCACCGGGTCCTGGCCTCGCTGCGCGGGCGCGGCCTCGTCGACGTCGACGAGCGCACCCGGCGCTACTCGCTCGGCGTCGGCGCGCTGCGCCTGGGCCTCGCCTACCTGGACCGGATCGACGTACGCCGGATGGGCCGCCCGGCCCTGGAGCAGCTCTCCGCCCGCACCGGCGAGACCGCGACGCTCTCGGTGCTCCTCGGCGGCCGCGAGCGGATCTACGTCGACCAGGTCACCCCGGACCGCGAGGTGATCATGTCGGTCTCGCTCGGCGAGCCCTACCCGCTGCACGCCGGCGGGTCGGGCCGCGCGTTCCTGGCGTTCCTGCCCGACGAGCAGCTGGAGAAGTACGTCAGCGAGGCGCCGCTGGAGCCGCTGACCGCGAGCACGATCATCGACGTGGAGACCCTGCGCCGCAATCTCGCCGAGGTCCGGGCGCATGGCTGGGCGCGGTCCTCGGGGGAGCGGAAGAGCGGTGCGGCGTCGGTGGCGGCGCCGGTGCGCAGCCATGACGGCTATCCGATCGCCGTGGTCAGCGTGTGCGGCCCGGCCGAGCGCTTCTCCGCGGAGTTCGAGGGCTGCCGCGACGCCCTCCTCCACGCCGCCCGCACCCTGTCCCGCCAGTTCGGCTGGATCGACGACTGA
- a CDS encoding HNH endonuclease signature motif containing protein, translated as MTAAFAPRSGHPVARAVACVHEALDQVVDAPVWSLDATEAGAALLELTSEIARLQELRMRVAAHAHTVDVGAAVGATSTANWWAHEARLTRQETHRLMRLARALDTPRHDPVREALAAGRVHLDQAQVIVDAVDDLPAEYVDEDTQLRAEEFLLGQARHHDAIALRRLGKRLIEVIAPEHADAVEAARLEREEAAARAAARLTMSDDGHGKTHGRFTIPTHHAAMLRTALLAIAAPKHQQAVNGAGSGERRPGPERMGQAFCEYLERYPTDRLPDAGGVAATIVVTMEMESLVGGLRAAHLSTGETISASEARRLACQAGIIPAVLDGAGQPLDVGRTRRLFTKAQRIAMGLRDGGCTAEGCDWPPGLCHGHHVIPWHLAGDTSLTNGRLLCPKHHARAHDPAYETRPLPGGKIAFHRRC; from the coding sequence ATGACGGCAGCGTTCGCACCCCGATCGGGGCATCCGGTGGCCCGGGCGGTGGCGTGCGTGCACGAGGCCCTCGACCAGGTGGTCGATGCGCCGGTGTGGTCGCTGGACGCGACCGAGGCCGGTGCCGCGCTGCTGGAGCTGACGTCCGAGATCGCCCGGCTCCAGGAGCTGCGGATGCGGGTCGCGGCCCACGCCCACACCGTCGACGTGGGTGCGGCGGTCGGGGCGACGAGCACCGCGAACTGGTGGGCTCATGAGGCGCGGTTGACCCGCCAGGAGACGCACCGGTTGATGCGGCTGGCCCGGGCGTTGGACACCCCGCGGCACGACCCCGTCCGGGAGGCCTTGGCCGCGGGCCGGGTTCACCTCGACCAGGCGCAGGTGATCGTGGACGCGGTCGACGACCTTCCTGCGGAGTACGTCGACGAGGACACCCAGCTACGGGCCGAGGAGTTCCTCCTCGGGCAGGCCCGCCACCACGACGCCATCGCGCTACGCAGACTGGGCAAGCGGCTGATCGAGGTCATCGCCCCCGAGCACGCCGACGCCGTCGAGGCCGCCCGGCTCGAGCGCGAGGAGGCCGCCGCCCGGGCCGCAGCGAGGTTGACGATGTCGGATGACGGCCACGGCAAGACCCACGGCCGGTTCACGATCCCCACCCACCATGCAGCCATGCTCCGCACCGCGCTGCTGGCGATCGCTGCCCCGAAGCACCAGCAGGCCGTGAACGGAGCTGGGTCCGGTGAGCGGCGACCGGGTCCGGAGCGGATGGGTCAGGCCTTCTGCGAGTACCTCGAGCGCTACCCGACCGACCGGCTCCCCGACGCCGGCGGCGTCGCCGCCACCATCGTGGTCACGATGGAGATGGAGTCGCTGGTCGGCGGACTCCGCGCCGCGCACCTGAGCACCGGCGAGACCATCTCCGCCAGCGAGGCGAGGCGCCTGGCCTGTCAGGCCGGGATCATCCCCGCCGTCCTCGACGGCGCCGGTCAGCCCCTCGACGTGGGCCGCACCCGGCGGCTGTTCACCAAGGCCCAGCGCATCGCGATGGGCCTACGAGACGGGGGCTGCACCGCCGAGGGCTGCGACTGGCCACCCGGCCTATGTCACGGCCACCACGTCATCCCCTGGCACCTCGCCGGCGACACGAGCCTGACCAACGGCCGCCTGCTCTGCCCGAAACACCACGCCCGAGCCCACGACCCGGCCTACGAGACCCGGCCCCTGCCCGGCGGGAAGATCGCCTTCCACCGAAGGTGCTAG